One window from the genome of Cryptomeria japonica chromosome 6, Sugi_1.0, whole genome shotgun sequence encodes:
- the LOC131876626 gene encoding uncharacterized protein LOC131876626 — protein MSGGGRQGLYPLWKYVDRVPGPKGSGGTATIKCKLCNLGWKGTYTRVKAHFLHLPCNGVEGCPNECERYDVVREQERADGKVVMRSSHVSTTGAATTTYSHDIESEVDVTSRGLATEPAPKRPHIGNANPIGRLFDVQGREAVDAAIGRFFYANGISFNVARSPFYEEMVRAINNAPAGYKPPEYEKLRTTLVDKEKSRLEEQTAPLKRVWAQEGCSIVMDGWTDARNRPLLNIMVTCSKGPYFLKAIDCSGQEKNVEFLHSQLCDSIEEVGASHVVQVVTDVAPVCKAAVKGALCSTVVTDAWAAWKQSTSDIAVEVRAMVLDELFWVDVKFVVDFIKPICEVIKFADSDKACLGEVYEAIDSMCERVKKITDAKDISLYPLIEEKLHGRWNKLNTPLHCAAYALNPKWYDIEVTKKRAPHQDREVMKGF, from the exons ATGTCAGGTGGAGGAAGACAAGGGTTGTACCCACTATGGAAGTATGTTGATCGTGTTCCGGGGCCGAAAGGATCAGGTGGAACAGCCACTATCAAATGCAAACTTTGTAATTTGGGATGGAAAGGTACCTACACGAGGGTGAAGGCTCATTTCCTCCACTTGCCATGTAATGGTGTTGAAGGTTGTCCAAATGAGTGTGAAAGATATGATGTTGTGAGAGAACAGGAAAGGGCTGATGGGAAAGTTGTTATGCGAAGCTCTCATGTTTCAACAACAGGGGCAGCTACTACAACTTACAGTCATGATATAGAGTCAGAGGTGGATGTGACTTCTAGAGGTTTAGCAACTGAACCGGCTCCCAAAAGACCACACATTGGCAACGCAAACCCCattggaagattgtttgatgtgcAAGGACGAGAAGCAGTTGATGCAGCCATTGGACGattcttttatgcaaatggaatatCATTCAATGTGGCTCGCTCTCCATTCTATGAAGAGATGGTTCGTGCTATCAATAATGCACCAGCAGGCTATAAACCACCTGAGTATGAGAAGCTTCGCACTACTCTTGTTGATAAAGAAAAAAGTCGATTAGAGGAACAAACTGCACCATTGAAAAGAGTGTGGGCTCAAGAAGGATGTAgtattgtgatggatgggtggacaGATGCTAGGAATCGTCCACTACTTAATATCATGGTAACATGTAGCAAAGGGCCTTATTTTTTGAAGGCAATAGATTGTTCAGGGCAAGAAAAAAATGTAGAATTTCTTCATAGCCAGCTATGTGATAGCATTGAGGAGGTCGGGGCATCACATGTAGTCCAAGTTGTTACTGATGTTGCCCCTGTTTGTAAAGCAGCAG TCAAAGGAGCTTTGTGTTCCACGGTTGTTACTGATGCATGGGCAGCTTGGAAACAATCTACATCAGATATTGCAGTTGAGGTGAGAGCTATGGTCCTTGATGAGCTTTTTTGGGTTGATGTTAAGTTTGTTGTGGACTTTATTAAGCCCATATGTGAGGTGATCAAATTTGCAGATTCAGATAAGGCATGTTTGGGAGAGGTTTATGAAGCAAtagattccatgtgtgaaagaGTAAAGAAGATAACTGATGCAAAAGATATTTCTCTATATCCTTTGATAGAAGAAAAGTTACATGGAAGGTGGAACAAACTTAACACACCTCTTCATTGTGCTGCCTATGCCCTTAATCCTAAATGGTATGATATAGAAGTGACCAAAAAGAGAGCTCCACATCAGGATAGAGAGGTAATGAAGGGCTTTTGA